One window of the Parasphingopyxis algicola genome contains the following:
- a CDS encoding cupin domain-containing protein, whose translation MRINADFSQRAVVRPGDVDWVASPMAGVERQMLDRVGEEVARATSIVRYAAGSRFSEHVHGGGEEFFVLDGVFSDERGDYPAGTYVRNPIGTRHAPHSEDGCTIFVKLHQFDDKDTAHFSIDTRAAEFRPGWAEGLSVLPLHAFGAESVALVRWEPGTTCTGRRHPGGAEILVLDGVFQDEQGDYPAGSWIRHPHLAEHRPFSEQGCQIYMKTGHLPDIA comes from the coding sequence ATGCGCATCAACGCCGATTTTTCCCAACGCGCCGTCGTCCGCCCGGGCGATGTCGACTGGGTCGCCTCGCCGATGGCCGGCGTCGAGCGTCAGATGCTCGACCGGGTCGGCGAGGAAGTGGCGCGGGCTACCTCGATCGTGCGCTATGCAGCCGGTTCGCGTTTCTCCGAACATGTCCATGGCGGGGGCGAGGAGTTCTTCGTGCTCGACGGCGTTTTTTCGGACGAAAGAGGCGATTATCCGGCCGGCACCTATGTCCGGAACCCGATCGGCACCCGGCATGCGCCGCATAGCGAAGACGGCTGCACGATCTTCGTCAAGCTGCACCAGTTCGACGATAAGGACACAGCGCATTTCTCGATCGACACGCGCGCCGCGGAATTCCGGCCCGGGTGGGCCGAGGGGTTGAGCGTTCTGCCGCTCCACGCATTCGGCGCCGAGTCCGTTGCGCTCGTCCGCTGGGAGCCGGGAACGACATGCACCGGCCGCCGGCATCCGGGCGGCGCGGAAATACTCGTCCTCGACGGCGTATTCCAGGACGAGCAGGGCGACTATCCGGCCGGCAGCTGGATCCGCCACCCGCATCTCGCCGAGCATCGCCCGTTTTCCGAGCAGGGCTGCCAGATCTACATGAAAACCGGTCACCTACCCGACATCGCCTGA
- a CDS encoding polysaccharide deacetylase family protein yields MSLDPAYLEYPKRGRGMDHDYYPYSRFDTRPPVQWRDGKQVAIWPVISLEWFPITPSDEPFRAPGHMQTAYPDYRHYTAREYGTRVGLYRLLDAFEAIGAKISVATNSAIADRYPEIIEAIVGAGHEIVAHSTDMNGTIASGLPEDEECALIVQSLDTLERVSGSRPRGWLSIARSQSFNTAKLLADAGVDYMCDWVNDELPYRFATAAGDIVNIPLNHELSDRQIINVQQQSADSYVHQMQNAYAWLAGEADTHGGRMLPMHLTPYIMGLPYRMDAFEGLLRWFADQPGTWFARGDAILDSWAAQQ; encoded by the coding sequence ATGAGCCTCGATCCCGCCTATCTCGAATATCCGAAGCGCGGGCGCGGCATGGATCACGACTATTATCCGTACAGCCGCTTCGACACGCGCCCGCCGGTCCAATGGCGGGACGGCAAACAGGTCGCGATCTGGCCGGTCATCAGCCTCGAATGGTTTCCGATCACCCCCAGCGACGAACCGTTCCGCGCGCCCGGCCATATGCAGACGGCTTATCCCGATTATCGCCATTACACCGCGCGCGAATATGGGACGCGGGTCGGGCTCTACCGGCTGCTCGATGCGTTCGAGGCGATAGGCGCGAAAATATCGGTCGCCACGAACAGCGCGATCGCGGATCGCTACCCCGAGATTATCGAAGCGATTGTCGGTGCGGGCCATGAGATCGTCGCCCATTCGACCGACATGAACGGCACCATCGCCAGCGGGCTGCCCGAGGATGAGGAGTGCGCGCTGATCGTGCAGTCGCTGGATACGCTGGAGCGGGTGAGCGGATCGCGCCCGCGCGGCTGGCTATCCATCGCGCGTTCGCAGAGCTTCAATACGGCCAAGCTGCTCGCCGACGCCGGCGTCGACTATATGTGCGACTGGGTGAATGACGAGCTGCCGTACCGCTTTGCGACGGCAGCTGGCGATATCGTCAATATCCCGCTCAATCACGAATTGTCGGATCGCCAGATTATTAACGTTCAGCAGCAATCGGCGGACAGCTATGTCCACCAGATGCAGAACGCCTACGCTTGGCTGGCCGGCGAGGCCGACACCCACGGCGGCCGCATGCTGCCCATGCATCTGACGCCCTATATCATGGGGCTTCCCTACCGGATGGATGCGTTCGAGGGCCTGCTGCGCTGGTTCGCTGACCAGCCGGGCACCTGGTTTGCGCGCGGCGATGCGATTCTCGACAGCTGGGCTGCGCAACAATGA
- a CDS encoding cupin domain-containing protein, which produces MAGWPLLLAGLLQGGVIASEPCTDPVYMVVAGPTHDRERMMAYGQAIADSQIYDRLGAYYINSPRAVATFEGDAPPGYATLIVRFPCLANARTFWNSDVYQNEILPLRQNPSAGDYFVTVYPEMPLRPEMVGKVGEAEYLVRFEGGDIPERPVYADPPGLVLGVDADSAELAAPSPGWPAARLLRRDETTGESWRLAAERASDFDGGVAPALTEIYVTRGSMRFARVALGPGDYARLGTGYDMGEVRLGEDSAVLLFRYPDGAPASPQPEPLVVREADTEWTAGTVARDAGAEARDAGAEAPLMIRRLFTDPETGARTHLVRLAAGVSVPWEIHTTAEEGYLLEGDYVLAECLPSGRRDYDYTPGGYFYRPAGILHSGPDSTTTTGATWLIRTPRTLDALFYPACPSAPASLEEEESP; this is translated from the coding sequence ATGGCGGGCTGGCCGCTTCTGCTTGCCGGTCTGTTGCAGGGCGGCGTCATTGCGTCCGAACCGTGCACCGATCCAGTCTATATGGTGGTGGCCGGCCCGACCCATGACCGCGAGCGCATGATGGCCTATGGTCAGGCGATCGCGGACTCGCAGATTTACGACCGCCTCGGCGCCTATTACATCAATTCGCCGCGCGCCGTCGCGACGTTCGAGGGCGATGCGCCGCCCGGCTATGCGACGCTGATCGTGCGATTTCCCTGTCTCGCCAATGCCCGGACCTTCTGGAACAGCGATGTTTATCAGAACGAGATCTTGCCGCTGCGCCAGAATCCGAGCGCGGGGGATTATTTCGTGACCGTGTATCCGGAAATGCCCCTGCGGCCGGAGATGGTCGGCAAGGTCGGAGAGGCCGAATATCTCGTGCGGTTCGAGGGCGGCGATATTCCGGAACGGCCCGTCTATGCCGATCCGCCGGGCCTCGTGCTCGGTGTCGATGCGGATTCGGCGGAACTGGCCGCGCCTTCGCCCGGTTGGCCAGCGGCGCGTCTCTTGCGGCGCGACGAGACGACCGGCGAATCATGGCGGCTCGCGGCTGAGCGGGCGTCGGACTTCGACGGCGGCGTTGCACCGGCGCTGACCGAGATTTACGTCACGCGCGGATCGATGCGCTTCGCGCGGGTCGCGCTCGGTCCGGGCGACTATGCGCGGCTCGGCACCGGTTACGATATGGGCGAAGTCCGGCTCGGCGAAGACAGCGCGGTGCTGCTGTTTCGCTATCCGGACGGCGCGCCCGCCAGTCCGCAGCCCGAACCGCTGGTCGTCCGCGAAGCCGATACCGAATGGACGGCCGGAACCGTCGCGCGCGATGCCGGGGCCGAGGCGCGCGATGCCGGGGCCGAGGCGCCGCTGATGATCCGGCGGCTTTTCACCGATCCCGAAACCGGCGCGCGGACGCATCTCGTGCGGCTGGCGGCGGGCGTATCGGTGCCCTGGGAAATCCATACCACGGCCGAGGAGGGCTATCTGCTCGAGGGCGATTACGTCCTTGCCGAATGCCTGCCGAGCGGGCGGCGCGATTACGACTATACGCCCGGCGGCTATTTCTACCGCCCGGCCGGTATCTTGCACAGCGGCCCCGACTCGACGACAACGACCGGCGCGACCTGGCTGATCCGGACGCCGCGTACGCTCGACGCGCTCTTCTACCCGGCCTGTCCGAGCGCGCCCGCATCCCTTGAAGAGGAGGAAAGCCCATGA
- a CDS encoding class I SAM-dependent methyltransferase produces MTPTLQHAMKPELTVEEAARGRFVSGIRSLILNDLAADMRAGYDKRAEPAFRREHGRAPETSREAHLALRGDPAFNIYSAMRVQAQKMVWASVADIVERDLERMEAEAAKVSDAPGSLTLDADMAVPRNVDAIDVHLMPGSYTRGADSLEAGAVYDQGLAVFSMGLMGANLDDIGLSMARYVRGKYPDFAPRDILDTGCTIGHNTLPWKRAYPDARVEAIDAAPGGLRYASARAKMQGQEVHFRQMSADALDYPDESFDLVWSSMFLHEISKKTRAKAFEEAYRVLRPGGLMLHMELPPNDQMDAFDGFYLDWDSYYNSEPFYKGYRDESPPELCRRAGFAEEDYIQFVVPSIGIYGEEAVADAIAAGEGEAVGQETTGRLAEGVMWFGFGAWK; encoded by the coding sequence ATGACCCCGACCCTGCAGCATGCGATGAAACCCGAGCTGACGGTGGAAGAGGCCGCGCGCGGCCGGTTCGTCTCGGGTATCCGCAGCCTGATCCTCAACGATCTCGCCGCCGATATGCGCGCCGGTTACGACAAGCGCGCCGAACCGGCATTCCGCCGCGAGCATGGCCGCGCGCCCGAAACGAGCCGCGAGGCGCATCTCGCGTTGCGCGGCGACCCGGCTTTCAACATCTACAGCGCGATGCGGGTCCAGGCGCAGAAGATGGTCTGGGCGAGCGTCGCCGATATCGTCGAACGCGATCTGGAGCGGATGGAAGCGGAAGCGGCGAAGGTTTCCGATGCGCCGGGCTCGCTGACGCTCGATGCCGATATGGCCGTGCCGCGCAATGTCGATGCGATCGACGTGCACCTGATGCCGGGCTCTTATACGCGCGGCGCGGATTCCCTCGAGGCCGGTGCGGTGTACGATCAGGGGCTGGCGGTCTTCTCGATGGGGCTGATGGGCGCCAATCTCGACGATATCGGGCTGTCGATGGCGCGCTATGTTCGCGGCAAATATCCGGACTTCGCGCCGCGCGACATTCTCGATACGGGCTGCACGATCGGCCACAATACGCTGCCCTGGAAACGGGCCTATCCGGATGCCCGGGTCGAGGCGATCGACGCCGCGCCGGGCGGGCTGCGCTACGCCTCGGCGCGGGCGAAGATGCAGGGGCAGGAAGTGCATTTCCGGCAGATGTCGGCGGACGCGCTCGACTATCCCGACGAAAGTTTCGATCTCGTCTGGTCGTCCATGTTCCTCCACGAGATCTCGAAAAAGACGCGCGCCAAGGCGTTCGAGGAAGCGTACCGCGTGCTGCGGCCCGGCGGGCTGATGTTGCATATGGAATTGCCGCCCAACGACCAGATGGACGCGTTCGACGGCTTCTATCTCGACTGGGATTCCTACTATAATTCCGAACCCTTCTACAAAGGCTATCGCGACGAAAGCCCGCCCGAGCTGTGCCGGCGCGCGGGATTCGCCGAAGAGGATTATATCCAGTTCGTCGTGCCGAGCATCGGCATCTATGGCGAGGAGGCGGTCGCCGATGCGATCGCGGCCGGGGAGGGCGAGGCCGTGGGGCAGGAAACCACCGGACGGCTCGCCGAAGGCGTGATGTGGTTCGGCTTCGGGGCGTGGAAATAA
- a CDS encoding ATP-binding protein: MNYGSFFYDYTPHGYCILWQPELVWTHVVSDALIALAYFSIPIAILYFIRKRPDIRFGWIATLFAAFILACGATHVMGIWTLWNGDYGIQALMKAFTALVSVITAIALWPLVPKALAVPSAAQLQSANDELSALVAERDAALVRLQSEVEERTKAEEALLQAQKIESIGRLTGGIAHDFNNLLQAASGNIELIKTRGGEDERVSRWVGNAGAAIERGKRLTSQLLSFSRTQKIELEPLSAGEVVDEVAEMIRRTIGPQIDLSIRTAPANTGVLADRTQLEMAILNLAINARDAMLEGGRLEVAVRPVELLVSERDLPAGDYVDIIVSDTGTGIDPDILARIFEPFFTTKETGQGTGLGLSMVFGMARQSGGTAFVESTGESGTTITIRLRRSHEDNAEADRDAERVAGPATLPNLEILLVDDEDDVRGAVADMLTHLGCQVIQAADGEAAVTEMLGGRFDLALLDFAMPGRSGGRVAEMLRVIRPDLPIVFISGYADTDALEQAAGGDYRLLHKPFSDHELAAAIRAAMASG, from the coding sequence ATGAATTATGGCAGCTTTTTCTATGACTATACGCCGCATGGCTATTGTATCCTGTGGCAGCCGGAACTGGTCTGGACCCATGTCGTTTCCGATGCGCTGATCGCGCTCGCCTATTTTTCGATACCGATCGCGATTCTCTATTTCATCCGAAAACGTCCCGATATCCGGTTCGGCTGGATCGCGACGCTGTTCGCCGCCTTCATCCTCGCCTGCGGCGCGACGCATGTGATGGGGATCTGGACCTTGTGGAACGGCGATTACGGCATCCAGGCGCTGATGAAGGCGTTCACGGCGCTCGTTTCGGTCATCACCGCCATCGCCCTCTGGCCGCTCGTGCCCAAGGCGCTCGCGGTGCCGTCGGCCGCGCAGCTGCAGAGCGCCAATGACGAGCTTTCGGCGCTGGTCGCCGAACGCGATGCCGCGCTGGTTCGATTGCAGAGCGAAGTCGAGGAACGGACAAAGGCCGAAGAGGCGCTGCTGCAGGCGCAGAAGATCGAGTCGATCGGTCGGCTGACCGGCGGCATCGCGCATGATTTCAACAATCTTCTGCAGGCCGCCTCGGGCAATATCGAACTGATCAAGACGCGCGGCGGCGAGGATGAGCGCGTGTCCCGATGGGTCGGCAACGCCGGTGCGGCGATCGAGCGGGGCAAGCGGCTGACCTCCCAGCTGCTCTCCTTCTCGCGGACGCAGAAGATAGAACTCGAGCCGCTTTCGGCGGGCGAGGTCGTCGACGAAGTCGCCGAGATGATCCGCCGCACCATCGGGCCGCAGATCGATCTCTCGATCCGCACGGCGCCGGCGAACACGGGGGTTCTGGCGGATCGGACGCAGCTCGAAATGGCCATCCTCAATCTCGCGATCAATGCGCGCGACGCGATGCTCGAGGGCGGCCGGCTGGAGGTTGCGGTGCGCCCGGTGGAGCTGCTGGTGAGCGAGCGGGATCTGCCTGCCGGCGACTATGTCGATATCATTGTATCGGATACCGGCACCGGCATCGATCCGGACATCCTGGCGAGAATATTCGAACCCTTCTTCACGACCAAGGAAACCGGGCAGGGGACAGGTCTCGGCCTTTCCATGGTGTTCGGCATGGCGCGCCAATCGGGCGGGACGGCGTTCGTCGAATCGACCGGCGAGAGCGGAACGACGATCACGATCCGCCTGCGCCGGTCGCACGAAGACAATGCCGAAGCCGATCGCGACGCCGAACGGGTCGCCGGCCCCGCCACACTGCCAAATCTCGAGATTCTGCTGGTTGATGACGAGGACGATGTCCGCGGGGCGGTCGCCGATATGCTCACCCATCTCGGCTGCCAGGTCATCCAGGCGGCGGACGGGGAGGCGGCGGTGACGGAGATGTTGGGCGGGCGGTTCGATCTCGCGCTGCTCGACTTCGCGATGCCGGGCCGGTCGGGCGGGCGCGTGGCCGAGATGCTGCGGGTGATCCGGCCCGATCTCCCGATCGTCTTTATCAGCGGCTATGCCGATACCGACGCGCTCGAACAGGCGGCGGGCGGGGATTACCGTCTGCTTCACAAACCGTTCAGCGATCACGAACTCGCTGCAGCGATCCGCGCCGCGATGGCCTCGGGTTAG
- a CDS encoding aldehyde dehydrogenase family protein — translation MKVRNPRTGECDYEIAPLDEQAVADTAARLRKAQTGWTDLSVEDRGDILLRWVKAIEARIDDIAAALTVDTGRSGISRLEVLGIPGLIQRWASSAVDIIAEHSPSGAPTAQPTITTTTRLVPYPLVGVISPWNFPLTLALIDAIPALMAGCAVLVKPSEVTPRFIRPLAETIAEVPEIAEVLVIIEGDGATGAAMVEHVDYVCFTGSVATGRKVGEAAARAFIPASLELGGKDPMLVLASADPVKAAETAVRASIVNTGQACQSIERVYVAREIAEPFMAALVEKAKAVRLNHPDIGSGDIGPFIFEKQAAIVQAHIDDAVAKGADVLAGGQVENLDGGLYLRPTVLSGVTPDMAIVTEETFGPVIPVIVFDDVDQAVQLANTSIYGLSAAVIAGTAAEAESVAVRLNAGGVSINDGSLTSMIWEAEKSSFGLSGLGPSRMGESGLLRFFRRQALIRQEGEAAPITAYAEENLR, via the coding sequence ATGAAGGTCCGCAACCCGCGCACCGGCGAATGCGATTATGAGATCGCGCCACTGGACGAGCAGGCGGTTGCGGATACGGCAGCACGGTTACGCAAGGCGCAAACCGGTTGGACCGATCTCTCCGTCGAAGACCGTGGCGATATCCTGTTGCGCTGGGTGAAGGCGATAGAGGCTCGGATCGACGACATTGCCGCTGCGCTAACGGTCGATACCGGTCGGTCGGGAATCTCGCGGCTGGAGGTGCTCGGCATTCCGGGCCTGATACAGCGCTGGGCGAGTTCCGCTGTCGATATCATTGCCGAGCATTCGCCGTCCGGCGCGCCCACCGCGCAGCCGACGATCACGACGACGACCCGGCTCGTCCCCTATCCGCTAGTCGGCGTGATTTCGCCCTGGAATTTCCCGCTGACGCTAGCGCTGATCGACGCGATCCCGGCGCTGATGGCGGGTTGTGCGGTGCTGGTGAAACCGTCCGAAGTCACACCGCGCTTCATCCGCCCGTTGGCCGAGACGATAGCCGAGGTGCCGGAGATCGCCGAGGTGCTGGTGATCATCGAAGGCGATGGTGCGACCGGTGCGGCGATGGTCGAGCATGTCGATTATGTCTGCTTCACCGGATCGGTGGCTACGGGCCGCAAGGTGGGCGAGGCGGCCGCGCGCGCCTTCATCCCGGCGAGCCTCGAACTAGGCGGCAAGGATCCGATGCTGGTACTGGCCAGCGCCGACCCCGTCAAAGCAGCGGAAACGGCCGTGCGCGCCAGCATCGTGAATACAGGCCAGGCCTGCCAGTCGATCGAGCGCGTCTATGTCGCGCGCGAGATAGCCGAGCCGTTCATGGCCGCGCTGGTGGAGAAAGCGAAGGCCGTGCGTCTCAACCATCCCGATATCGGCAGCGGCGATATCGGGCCGTTTATCTTCGAAAAGCAGGCGGCGATCGTGCAGGCGCATATCGACGATGCGGTCGCCAAGGGCGCGGACGTTCTGGCCGGCGGACAGGTCGAAAATCTCGATGGCGGGCTGTATCTGCGCCCGACCGTGCTGAGCGGCGTCACACCCGACATGGCGATCGTCACGGAGGAAACTTTCGGCCCCGTCATCCCGGTAATCGTCTTCGACGATGTCGACCAGGCCGTCCAACTGGCCAATACCAGTATTTACGGCCTGTCCGCCGCTGTGATCGCGGGGACCGCCGCGGAAGCCGAAAGCGTCGCCGTGCGTCTCAACGCTGGCGGCGTTTCGATCAATGACGGCTCATTGACCTCGATGATCTGGGAAGCGGAAAAATCGAGCTTCGGCCTGTCCGGGCTCGGTCCCTCGCGGATGGGAGAGAGTGGCTTGCTCCGTTTCTTCCGCCGTCAGGCCCTGATCCGGCAGGAAGGCGAGGCCGCGCCGATAACGGCCTATGCGGAGGAGAATTTGCGATGA
- a CDS encoding polysaccharide deacetylase family protein has product MREGAADPGLYDFKAWRGRPKLAWPGGKTCAVWVAPNLEFYELDPPANPHRKSWPKPHPDVVGYSHRDHANRVSHWRMADVMSKHGFPGSVSLSVALCDHIPEVVEDANARGWEFFSHGIYNTRYSYGVDEAQERAIIEDSIRTVRDATGQTIRGWLAPALTHTPRTLDLIAEYGLDYTCDLYHDDQPTDVKVASGQLTAIPYSLEVNDHYGFFIYNMSPREYADTLIRQFERLATEGEESGTVMCIPLHSYLIGQPHRIGPFEEVLKHIAADGRAWIAKAGEIVDSFRGQTGDAL; this is encoded by the coding sequence ATGCGGGAGGGGGCGGCCGATCCCGGACTCTACGATTTCAAGGCGTGGCGCGGGCGGCCCAAGCTGGCATGGCCGGGCGGCAAGACTTGCGCGGTCTGGGTCGCGCCCAATCTCGAATTTTACGAGCTCGATCCACCCGCCAATCCGCACCGCAAGAGCTGGCCGAAACCGCATCCCGATGTCGTTGGCTATTCGCATCGCGACCATGCCAACCGCGTCTCGCACTGGCGGATGGCCGACGTCATGTCGAAGCACGGCTTTCCGGGATCGGTGAGTCTCTCGGTCGCGCTCTGCGACCATATCCCGGAAGTCGTCGAGGACGCGAATGCGCGCGGCTGGGAGTTTTTCAGCCACGGCATCTACAACACGCGGTACAGCTACGGCGTGGACGAGGCGCAGGAACGCGCGATCATCGAGGATTCGATTCGGACGGTGCGCGACGCGACCGGCCAGACGATCCGCGGCTGGCTCGCCCCGGCGCTGACCCATACGCCGCGTACGCTCGATCTGATCGCAGAGTACGGCCTCGATTATACCTGCGATCTCTATCATGACGACCAGCCGACCGATGTGAAGGTCGCGAGCGGGCAGCTGACGGCAATCCCCTACAGCCTCGAGGTCAACGACCATTACGGTTTCTTCATCTACAATATGAGCCCGCGGGAATATGCCGATACGCTGATCCGCCAGTTCGAGCGGCTGGCGACGGAGGGCGAGGAGTCCGGCACGGTGATGTGCATCCCGCTGCACAGTTACCTCATCGGTCAGCCGCACCGGATCGGACCGTTCGAGGAGGTGCTCAAGCATATCGCGGCAGACGGCCGCGCCTGGATCGCGAAGGCGGGAGAGATCGTGGATTCATTCCGCGGTCAGACGGGGGACGCGTTATGA
- a CDS encoding VOC family protein: MKAWILGAGLVFGASAACARQSANEEAASPGVAVPTERAPTDFRRSTLIVRDIDASLALYRDVLGFTVNYDTEVTTSGVALPAGEPGARARLVLANANDPWIGWIGFMQWVEPALPDPGPYPTRLGIGDHVMIMNTDDAEARCAAAAEVPGVTMTAPARMQEYPGRDGAPPIRVIGCNIFDPDGNLIEINQLLREGEDVPASLQPNETAE; encoded by the coding sequence ATGAAGGCATGGATTTTGGGCGCGGGATTGGTGTTCGGCGCGAGCGCGGCTTGCGCGCGTCAATCGGCAAACGAGGAGGCGGCGTCGCCGGGTGTCGCTGTACCGACCGAACGCGCGCCGACCGACTTCCGGCGCAGCACATTGATCGTGCGCGATATCGATGCTTCGCTGGCGCTGTATCGCGACGTGCTGGGTTTCACGGTCAATTACGATACCGAGGTGACGACGTCCGGCGTGGCGCTGCCGGCCGGAGAACCGGGCGCGCGGGCGCGGCTCGTGCTCGCCAACGCCAACGATCCCTGGATCGGCTGGATCGGCTTCATGCAATGGGTCGAACCGGCGTTGCCCGATCCCGGCCCCTATCCGACCCGGCTCGGCATCGGCGATCATGTGATGATCATGAACACCGACGATGCCGAGGCGCGCTGCGCGGCCGCCGCCGAAGTGCCCGGCGTCACCATGACGGCGCCGGCGCGTATGCAGGAATATCCCGGGCGTGACGGTGCGCCGCCGATCCGCGTTATCGGCTGCAACATTTTCGATCCGGACGGCAATCTGATCGAAATCAACCAGCTGCTGCGCGAAGGCGAGGACGTGCCAGCCAGCCTCCAACCGAACGAGACAGCCGAATAA